The DNA sequence GAGCTTGAAATCCGGGTCGGCGAACAACTGGCGGCACGAGGTGGGGTCGAGATGAATTTCGTAAAACCCATCGATGGGCGGCACGCCATTGTTGCGCAGTTGTGCGACGGCATCGAACGCCATCGAGAGCGAGAAGAGGTCCGTATTGGCGAGGGCTGCCGTGGTGAGCCGCCCGTTCGGACGGATGATGCGCGGCGCGAAGGTGCTAACGACGGTATTTCCCGCCGCACCGTCCGCGACCGTCACGTTGCTCGCGAAGGTCAGGGTGCCGCTGATGCCGCCGGCGATTGCCGCCGAAGACACGTTCGCGGCGTCTGCCGTTGCACCGATGAGGGAATAGACGTCGCCGCCCACGGTGACGCTCATGGGGTTCGTTGTACTGACTGCGACCATCTGGCCGTTCACCATGACGGCCGTGAAGCCGCGAATGTCGTCGACATGGATCGTCGCGGCCGCGGCACCGAGCGTCGCCAGGACGCGGGTATTTCCGCCGAGATAGGCATTGAAGAGGGTGTTTCGCGCGATCCGGTCGACCGATTGCTTCGACTGGATGCCGTTCGTCTTCGCATTCTGGAGGAACTGGCCGGCAAGCCCGACCCTGTCGGCCACGATGTTGAGGTCGATCGTGTCGCCATACTGGTTGATGGCGATGGTGTATTGCTCGACCGTCCAGCTCGCCGGCGTGAGACCGTTATCGAGGTTCGTGTTCGCACCTGGGTTCATCGGTACGGTGACGGGCGTCTTGAGGCCCGGGCGCGTCTTGGTGATCGTCTCGCCGATGCGGTTCGGAAAAGGCTCCCGGCGCGCCACGTCGCGATAGCCAAGCACGGACGTGATGGCGTCCTGGAACTCGCGCTCGAGGAAGTTCTGCTGAATGATCGGCTGCAACTGAGACGGAAAATTCTGAATGCCCATGTCGGGGCTCCTTCACCTGGTTGAGGATGAAGCCCCTGGGCGTCGGGCCCCGGTGGGCGGGTAAGCGTGCGATCATGGCCGGGCCGGCCGAAGGCCGAGACCCCGCCATCCACGTCTTTCAACGATTGGGCAGAAGTACGTGGATGCCCGGGTCTGACCCCCGGATCGAAGTCCGGGGGCGGGCATGACAAATGGTGATGAATTTCCTCACCCGAAAACACCCCATAACTGTCATGGCCGGGCCGGCCAAAGGCCGAGACCCGGCCATCCACGTCTTTCAACGATTGGGCAGAAGTACGTGGATGCCCGGGTCAAGCCCGGGCATGACGATTGGAGAGGTCGATATCATTTGTCGGACACTACGCGTCATCGTGCTACGAATCTGAAATTCGCTCCCGGCCTCGCCCCCAAATGAGGCGATTTCGGATTGGCCACGCTAGCGAAGGACTTGCTTCGGCGCCTCAAAGTCAGCGTCGCTCACCGCACCGGCCGAGGGAGCGGCCTCGGCGTCTTTCAGCCTGTTGGGATGCAGTTCGCCGGCGGCCTCAAGGACCGGATACGCCACCGAACAGATATGAGAGTGGATGCGCTTCAGATCGCGCAGGATGTCGAGGTGGAGCGAGCTTGTTTCAATGCTTTCCGGCTTGCCTTCGCGCAGGCGACCGAGATGACTTTCGGCGGCCGCCAACTCTTCGGCGCGAAGTTGCGTTTTCTCGGCAATGAGCTGCCGAGCGATCTTCACGTCCCCTGAGATGAATACGGTGAAAGCGAGCTTGAGATTCTCGAGAACGCGCAGATGGAACGCCTCGAGCTCCTTCGCACCCTCGCGCGAAAAGGCAAGCTTTCC is a window from the Alphaproteobacteria bacterium genome containing:
- a CDS encoding DUF4043 domain-containing protein, translating into MGIQNFPSQLQPIIQQNFLEREFQDAITSVLGYRDVARREPFPNRIGETITKTRPGLKTPVTVPMNPGANTNLDNGLTPASWTVEQYTIAINQYGDTIDLNIVADRVGLAGQFLQNAKTNGIQSKQSVDRIARNTLFNAYLGGNTRVLATLGAAAATIHVDDIRGFTAVMVNGQMVAVSTTNPMSVTVGGDVYSLIGATADAANVSSAAIAGGISGTLTFASNVTVADGAAGNTVVSTFAPRIIRPNGRLTTAALANTDLFSLSMAFDAVAQLRNNGVPPIDGFYEIHLDPTSCRQLFADPDFKLLFQGATDASNVFRMGRIIELADLRFKPTTEAYVQPHPAIAGLFVRRPIVCGEGCLVEGDF